The DNA region ATTATATGATGTGAAAGAGAAATCACTCTATGCGTCCTTTTCTCGAAATTGGCTCAGTTAGCTTTATACATACTGTATATGAAACAAGACTGAAAATTTGAGAGATATGATCCAAATGTACCCAAACAGAATAATACTTTTGTTTATACTGGAATAAACTGAATCTCACATATAATTTTGCGCGTGTTATTCTGTAGTAACACTCTTCGCCAAATTTCTTGGACAGTCTACGTTACATCCCCTCCTAACGGCAATGTGGAATGATAGGAGCTGCATTGGAATGACAGTTAAAATGCCCTGCAGGCAGTCGACCGTTTTGGGCACTTCTAAATGTTGCTGGGCCAATTCCATCGTCTCTTTATCGCCCTGCTCACATATCAAAATCGGATTTCCGTCGCGTGATTTCACTTGCTGCAATGCGTTCATGCATTTGTTGTATACAGGGTCGCGCATCACAATCATTATGACAGGCATGTGAGTGTCTACAAGAGCGAGAGGGCCGTGCTTGAGCTCGCCGGCCATAATTCCCTCGCTGTGCATGTAAGTCAACTCCTTAACTTTCTGAGGATTAATGTGATTTATTAGTGTGTTTATATGTGTGGTGTTTGTGCTTACCAAGGCTCCTTCAAGGCAGGTGGCGTAGTTGAACCCTCGCCCCATTATCAGCAAAGACTTCTTGTCATAGAGTTCCTCGGCTAAAGCCTTGACTCTTTCGTCCAATTTGAGTACTTGCCGGATTTGCTCTTGCAGATTGGTCAATCCCTCGATGATCTTTAGAAACGCCTTAGAATCTGAGTGgacaaaaacataaatatttcttaccTCTTCCCTTCGTCTCTTCAAGCTGAGTCGATCCTCGCTCATGACCAAAGCGAACATGACCAAAGATATAAATTGACTGGTATAGGCTTTGGTGGAGGCGACACCGATTTCCGGGCCTGCGTTGATGTGCACCCCACAGTGCGATTCTCGGCAGATTGAGCTGCCCACTGTATTGGTGATGCCCACTATAAGAGCTCCACGTTGCTTACAGTAGCGTAACGCCATCAGAGTATCTGCAGTCTCTCctgaagaaatataaaaaaattattttggatgACAACGAATGTTGCTACTTACCTgattgtgaaataaaaaagcacACGTCATCCCTGAACACAGGCGTAGTTCTATCCAAGAAATCACTGGCCAACTCGACCATAACAGGCAGTTCCGTTAGTTCCTCCAAAAGCTGGCGAGTGGCGATAGCGCTGTGGTATGAAGTACCGCAACCAATGAGCATCAGTCTCCTGCACCTCTTAATCTCTGGAATGTGCTCTTTAATCCCGCCCAACACGACTGTCTAATTACAAAGGGAAAAATCCACCATTAGGGTTTCGATACTGGAGTCACACGAACCTTAGTCTGGAAATTGACACGCCCTCTCATAGTGTTGACTACAGACTCTGGCTGCTCAAAAATCTCCTTCTGCATGAAATACTCGTAGTTGCCCTTCATGATTTGCTGCAGCTCCATTTTCACCGTGATGATTTCCCTACGATTAGGGTCATCA from Euwallacea similis isolate ESF13 chromosome 20, ESF131.1, whole genome shotgun sequence includes:
- the LOC136415695 gene encoding glutamine--fructose-6-phosphate aminotransferase [isomerizing] 2-like isoform X1, which produces MCGIFAYLNYLTPKKRSEILELLVNGLKRLEYRGYDSAGVAVDSANKQDITLIKKTGKVAVLEEAIKAASNQLEVGACLETHCGIAHTRWATHGVPSEVNCHPHRSDDHNSFVVIHNGIITNYKEVKYFLEQKGYHFESETDTEIIAKLIFHFYKKHPNFSFRELVENVVQQLEGAFALCFKSKHFPGECVATRRGSPLLVGIKTKTRLATDHIPILYGKEEPQHSHQDAEHDPDHRPHGRAEIPSLPRTGSTEFEPLEDKQVEYFFASDASAIIEHTNRVIYFEDDDIAAVRNGILSIHRMRRGGADDPNRREIITVKMELQQIMKGNYEYFMQKEIFEQPESVVNTMRGRVNFQTKTVVLGGIKEHIPEIKRCRRLMLIGCGTSYHSAIATRQLLEELTELPVMVELASDFLDRTTPVFRDDVCFFISQSGETADTLMALRYCKQRGALIVGITNTVGSSICRESHCGVHINAGPEIGVASTKAYTSQFISLVMFALVMSEDRLSLKRRREEIIEGLTNLQEQIRQVLKLDERVKALAEELYDKKSLLIMGRGFNYATCLEGALKVKELTYMHSEGIMAGELKHGPLALVDTHMPVIMIVMRDPVYNKCMNALQQVKSRDGNPILICEQGDKETMELAQQHLEVPKTVDCLQGILTVIPMQLLSFHIAVRRGCNVDCPRNLAKSVTTE
- the LOC136415695 gene encoding glutamine--fructose-6-phosphate aminotransferase [isomerizing] 2-like isoform X2 — translated: MCGIFAYLNYLTPKKRSEILELLVNGLKRLEYRGYDSAGVAVDSANKQDITLIKKTGKVAVLEEAIKAASNQLEVGACLETHCGIAHTRWATHGVPSEVNCHPHRSDDHNSFVVIHNGIITNYKEVKYFLEQKGYHFESETDTEIIAKLIFHFYKKHPNFSFRELVENVVQQLEGAFALCFKSKHFPGECVATRRGSPLLVGIKTKTRLATDHIPILYGKEEPQHSHQDHRPHGRAEIPSLPRTGSTEFEPLEDKQVEYFFASDASAIIEHTNRVIYFEDDDIAAVRNGILSIHRMRRGGADDPNRREIITVKMELQQIMKGNYEYFMQKEIFEQPESVVNTMRGRVNFQTKTVVLGGIKEHIPEIKRCRRLMLIGCGTSYHSAIATRQLLEELTELPVMVELASDFLDRTTPVFRDDVCFFISQSGETADTLMALRYCKQRGALIVGITNTVGSSICRESHCGVHINAGPEIGVASTKAYTSQFISLVMFALVMSEDRLSLKRRREEIIEGLTNLQEQIRQVLKLDERVKALAEELYDKKSLLIMGRGFNYATCLEGALKVKELTYMHSEGIMAGELKHGPLALVDTHMPVIMIVMRDPVYNKCMNALQQVKSRDGNPILICEQGDKETMELAQQHLEVPKTVDCLQGILTVIPMQLLSFHIAVRRGCNVDCPRNLAKSVTTE
- the LOC136415695 gene encoding glutamine--fructose-6-phosphate aminotransferase [isomerizing] 2-like isoform X3, which translates into the protein MCGIFAYLNYLTPKKRSEILELLVNGLKRLEYRGYDSAGVAVDSANKQDITLIKKTGKVAVLEEAIKAASNQLEVGACLETHCGIAHTRWATHGVPSEVNCHPHRSDDHNSFVVIHNGIITNYKEVKYFLEQKGYHFESETDTEIIAKLIFHFYKKHPNFSFRELVENVVQQLEGAFALCFKSKHFPGECVATRRGSPLLVGIKTKTRLATDHIPILYGKDAEHDPDHRPHGRAEIPSLPRTGSTEFEPLEDKQVEYFFASDASAIIEHTNRVIYFEDDDIAAVRNGILSIHRMRRGGADDPNRREIITVKMELQQIMKGNYEYFMQKEIFEQPESVVNTMRGRVNFQTKTVVLGGIKEHIPEIKRCRRLMLIGCGTSYHSAIATRQLLEELTELPVMVELASDFLDRTTPVFRDDVCFFISQSGETADTLMALRYCKQRGALIVGITNTVGSSICRESHCGVHINAGPEIGVASTKAYTSQFISLVMFALVMSEDRLSLKRRREEIIEGLTNLQEQIRQVLKLDERVKALAEELYDKKSLLIMGRGFNYATCLEGALKVKELTYMHSEGIMAGELKHGPLALVDTHMPVIMIVMRDPVYNKCMNALQQVKSRDGNPILICEQGDKETMELAQQHLEVPKTVDCLQGILTVIPMQLLSFHIAVRRGCNVDCPRNLAKSVTTE
- the LOC136415695 gene encoding glutamine--fructose-6-phosphate aminotransferase [isomerizing] 2-like isoform X4, with product MCGIFAYLNYLTPKKRSEILELLVNGLKRLEYRGYDSAGVAVDSANKQDITLIKKTGKVAVLEEAIKAASNQLEVGACLETHCGIAHTRWATHGVPSEVNCHPHRSDDHNSFVVIHNGIITNYKEVKYFLEQKGYHFESETDTEIIAKLIFHFYKKHPNFSFRELVENVVQQLEGAFALCFKSKHFPGECVATRRGSPLLVGIKTKTRLATDHIPILYGKDHRPHGRAEIPSLPRTGSTEFEPLEDKQVEYFFASDASAIIEHTNRVIYFEDDDIAAVRNGILSIHRMRRGGADDPNRREIITVKMELQQIMKGNYEYFMQKEIFEQPESVVNTMRGRVNFQTKTVVLGGIKEHIPEIKRCRRLMLIGCGTSYHSAIATRQLLEELTELPVMVELASDFLDRTTPVFRDDVCFFISQSGETADTLMALRYCKQRGALIVGITNTVGSSICRESHCGVHINAGPEIGVASTKAYTSQFISLVMFALVMSEDRLSLKRRREEIIEGLTNLQEQIRQVLKLDERVKALAEELYDKKSLLIMGRGFNYATCLEGALKVKELTYMHSEGIMAGELKHGPLALVDTHMPVIMIVMRDPVYNKCMNALQQVKSRDGNPILICEQGDKETMELAQQHLEVPKTVDCLQGILTVIPMQLLSFHIAVRRGCNVDCPRNLAKSVTTE